The following proteins come from a genomic window of Trifolium pratense cultivar HEN17-A07 linkage group LG4, ARS_RC_1.1, whole genome shotgun sequence:
- the LOC123919858 gene encoding uridine kinase-like protein 3: protein MNNKLVEDLMECSSEVHFSGFHMEGLEERKAGTEEPTTSAIDEYKQPFVIGVAGGSASGKTAVCDMIIQQLHDQRVVLVNQDSFYHNLTEEELKRVQEYNFDHPEAFDTERLVSVLDKLKHSQAVDIPKYDFKGYKNNVFPARRVNPADVIILEGILVFHDPRVRALMNMKIFVDTDADVRLARRIKRDTADNARNIEAVLDQYSKFVKPAFDDFILPTKKYADIIIPRGGDNHVAIDLIVQHIRTKLGQHDLCKIYPNLYVIQSTFQIRGMHTLIRDSQTKKHDFVFYADRLIRLVVEHGLGHLPFTEKQVITPTGSVYSGVDFCKRLCGVSIIRSGESMENALRACCKGIKIGKILIHREGDNGQQLIYEKLPNDISDRHVLLLDPILGTGNSAVQAISLLLKKGVPESNIIFLNLISAPQGVHVVCKRFPRIKIVTSEIDIGLNEDFRVIPGMGEFGDRYFGTDDDDEQVESRSR, encoded by the exons ATGAATAATAAGTTGGTTGAAGATTTAATGGAGTGTTCATCCGAGGTTCATTTTTCTGGATTTCATATGGAGGGATTAGAGGAAAGAAAAGCTGGAACTGAAGAACCGACCACTTCCGCGATTGACGAGTATAAACAACCTTTTGTTATAG GTGTTGCTGGGGGATCGGCATCTGGAAAGACAGCAGTATGTGATATGATTATTCAACAGCTTCATGATCAGCGGGTTGTACTTGTTAATCAG GATTCTTTTTACCATAACTTGACTGAGGAGGAACTTAAAAGAGTACAGGAATACAACTTTGACCATCCTG AAGCTTTTGATACTGAGCGATTGGTATCTGTCCTGGACAAATTGAAGCATAGCCAAGCAGTAGATATTCCGAAGTATGACTTTAAGGGTTACAAGAATAATGTGTTTCCCGCAAGAAGG GTAAACCCTGCAGATGTTATAATTTTGGAAGGCATCCTTGTTTTCCATGATCCACGTGTGAGGGCATTGATGAATATGAAGATATTTGTTGACACAG ATGCTGATGTTCGTCTGGCAAGAAGGATCAAGCGTGATACTGCCGATAATGCTCGTAATATTGAAGCAGTGCTTGATCAG TATTCAAAATTTGTGAAACCGGCTTTTGATGACTTTATCCTTCCTACAAAGAAGTATGCTGATATCATTATACCCCGTGGAGGAGATAATCACGTGGCTATTGATTTGATTGTGCAGCATATTCGCACAAAGCTTGGCCAGCATGACCTCTGTAAAATATATCCTAACTTATATGTCATTCAGTCTACTTTTCAG ATACGGGGCATGCACACCCTGATACGCGATTCTCAGACAAAGAAGCATGACTTTGTATTTTACGCTGACCGTTTGATTCGTTTG GTCGTAGAACATGGCCTAGGGCATCTTCCATTTACAGAAAAGCAAGTAATCACTCCTACGG GGTCTGTATACAGTGGTGTGGATTTTTGTAAGAGGCTGTGTGGTGTCTCCATTATCAGGAG TGGGGAAAGCATGGAGAATGCTTTGCGAGCATGCTGCAAAGGTATCAAAATTGGTAAAATTCTTATTCATAGAGAAGGTGACAACGGTCAGCAG CTAATATATGAGAAGTTGCCAAATGATATCTCAGATAGGCACGTGTTACTGCTGGATCCTATCTTAGGCACAG GTAATTCTGCCGTCCAAGCAATTTCTTTACTTTTAAAGAAGGGTGTACCAGAGTCCAACATTATATTTCTCAACCTCATATCA GCACCTCAAGGTGTGCATGTGGTCTGCAAAAGATTTCCGAGGATAAAAATTGTGACATCTGAGATTGACATTGGTTTGAATGAAGATTTCCGTGTCATTCCTGGGATGGGAGAGTTTGGGGATCGGTACTTTGGAacagatgatgatgatgagcaAGTGGAGAGCCGTTCGAGGTAG
- the LOC123919859 gene encoding F-box protein CPR1-like has translation MQTPIAVKMENSLVVAATKKKVCNHLPNDIVLFILSKLPLISLKRFLCVSKSWSLLFKNTYFMNMLRNNILLNDDSYYDETFLVRYTPKYSERCNFYWLSDEGFANSVHLDWPSQFQEDYIHIFIVGSVSINGILCLKHGFTRTSQVVLWNPTTSETKVIPPSPIENRRPDRNPWHFLHGFGYDHVSDDYKVIQMIEYFPGYQGDMIWEDRSYDPSWEIYSLKTNSWKKLDIDMQNCYYYSPLQGNGLYADGVFHWWAISKLKNIEECMVSFDFSEEVMCTTLMPLNMDGGFDVGYVERHLVSLNESIALISKYKKESTFCISVLAKLGERESWINLFTVGPLLSMEYSNIVGMKNNTLFYRRDGELVCVDLKTQMIKELGVKGDRFHFHVGKYKKSFLPIRGIIN, from the coding sequence ATGCAGACTCCAATAGCTGTAAAGATGGAAAATTCACTGGTTGTTGCTGCCACCAAGAAAAAGGTTTGCAATCATTTACCTAATGATATCGTGCTCTTTATCTTGTCAAAACTTCCTTTAATATCATTGAAGCGATTTCTATGCGTAAGTAAATCATGGTCTCTCTTATTCAAAAATACTTATTTCATGAACATGTTGCGCAACAATATTTTGCTTAATGATGATTCTTATTATGATGAGACATTTCTGGTCCGATATACACCAAAGTATAGTGAACGTTGCAACTTTTATTGGCTATCTGATGAGGGGTTTGCGAATTCGGTCCACTTAGATTGGCCATCTCAATTTCAAGAGGactatattcatatttttattgtgGGTTCTGTTAGTATTAATGGCATTCTTTGTCTCAAACATGGATTTACTCGTACCAGCCAAGTTGTACTGTGGAACCCAACTACTAGTGAGACTAAAGTTATTCCTCCAAGCCCTATTGAGAATAGACGACCTGATCGGAACCCTTGGCACTTTCTTCATGGTTTTGGTTATGATCATGTTAGTGATGACTATAAGGTGATTCAGATGATAGAGTATTTTCCTGGTTATCAAGGAGATATGATATGGGAAGATAGATCTTATGACCCTTCGTGGGAGATATATTCTCTCAAAACCAACTCTTGGAAGAAACTCGATATTGATATGCAGAATTGTTATTACTATTCACCATTGCAAGGTAACGGACTCTACGCGGATGGAGTGTTTCATTGGTGGGCtataagtaaattaaaaaatatcgAAGAATGTATGGTGTCATTTGACTTTAGCGAGGAGGTGATGTGTACGACACTCATGCCCTTAAACATGGATGGTGGTTTTGATGTTGGATACGTGGAGAGACATTTGGTGTCGTTAAATGAATCCATTGCTTTgatctcaaaatataaaaaggaGTCTACTTTCTGCATATCCGTTCTGGCTAAACTTGGTGAGAGGGAATCATGGATCAATCTCTTTACTGTTGGGCCCTTACTTTCTATGGAATATTCCAATATAGTTGGGATGAAAAATAATACATTGTTCTACAGAAGAGATGGAGAACTAGTTTGCGTTGATTTGAAGACTCAGATGATTAAGGAGCTTGGTGTTAAAGGAGATAGATTTCATTTTCACGTAGGAAAGTACAAGAAAAGCTTTCTTCCGATTAGaggaataattaattaa